A single Calidifontibacter indicus DNA region contains:
- a CDS encoding DUF5719 family protein, with protein sequence MVKGLTALRAVVVTAVAAGLVYGSNQVDVTADWSRSGDRAAARASTAAMNTTLVCPGPDRPGAPGQDQSPQQVAVSSGVAPTAWIGGSGAGSLQFTRLPANGSGAPQERTSSAENERTDLSGAGALRLTGAGSLARGVAALQYAVDDEPTVAGLVMNACSAPTKDAWLPIGGNQAGRLGRVVLSNPTQTPVTVDVAVVGHAGEVADKGANGVVVPPGDRVVVGVGDFDGSLADAMVHVTSRGGSVGVTGFDVWMTGETPSGAAASAPAQAGTDLILPAFQVTTGTPRVRVAVPGGEAATVRVRLVDADGLVVADEVQDVPAGATGSVALQGVPAGWYALRVTSEQPVAAAAMTSAVATGRSDISWSTSADGTEGVVGTPLPMLPAGVRTTISLYSPDKPATVELVTTGDGGRTQQVQVEADRETRLEVTGRTGVWVRVRSGSVHAALASSGRDSAGPLLEVAALEPVVVKSDLRESTAELD encoded by the coding sequence GTGGTGAAGGGTCTGACAGCGCTGCGCGCGGTCGTCGTGACCGCGGTCGCGGCCGGACTGGTCTACGGATCGAACCAGGTCGATGTGACGGCCGACTGGTCGCGGTCGGGTGACCGTGCGGCCGCACGAGCCTCGACCGCCGCGATGAACACCACGCTCGTCTGCCCCGGCCCCGACCGTCCGGGTGCTCCGGGCCAAGACCAGTCGCCGCAGCAGGTGGCGGTGTCGAGCGGGGTGGCGCCGACCGCCTGGATCGGTGGCTCGGGCGCGGGATCGCTGCAGTTCACCCGGTTGCCGGCCAATGGTTCGGGCGCGCCGCAGGAGCGCACCAGCTCCGCCGAGAACGAACGCACCGACCTCAGCGGCGCGGGAGCGCTGCGGCTGACCGGTGCGGGATCGCTGGCCCGAGGCGTCGCCGCACTGCAGTACGCGGTCGACGACGAACCCACGGTCGCCGGGCTGGTCATGAACGCCTGCTCGGCGCCGACCAAGGACGCCTGGCTCCCGATCGGCGGCAACCAGGCCGGACGGCTGGGTCGAGTGGTGCTGAGCAACCCGACGCAGACACCGGTCACCGTCGACGTCGCGGTCGTGGGTCACGCCGGAGAGGTCGCCGACAAGGGGGCCAACGGTGTCGTGGTGCCTCCCGGCGACCGGGTCGTCGTGGGCGTCGGTGACTTCGACGGGTCGTTGGCCGACGCGATGGTGCATGTGACCTCGCGCGGCGGTTCGGTGGGAGTCACCGGGTTCGACGTCTGGATGACCGGCGAGACACCCTCGGGCGCAGCGGCCTCGGCGCCGGCGCAGGCCGGCACCGACCTGATTCTTCCCGCCTTCCAGGTGACGACGGGCACGCCGCGGGTGCGGGTCGCGGTGCCCGGCGGCGAAGCGGCCACGGTGCGGGTGCGGCTGGTCGACGCCGACGGACTGGTGGTGGCCGACGAGGTGCAGGACGTTCCCGCAGGAGCCACGGGTTCGGTTGCGTTGCAAGGAGTTCCGGCTGGCTGGTATGCGCTGCGGGTGACCTCCGAGCAGCCCGTGGCAGCCGCGGCGATGACGTCGGCCGTCGCCACCGGGCGCTCGGACATCTCGTGGTCGACATCCGCTGACGGCACCGAGGGGGTGGTTGGCACGCCGCTGCCGATGCTGCCCGCCGGTGTGCGCACCACGATCTCGCTCTACTCGCCCGACAAGCCGGCCACCGTCGAACTCGTCACGACCGGCGACGGCGGACGCACCCAGCAGGTGCAGGTCGAGGCCGACCGGGAGACCCGGCTCGAGGTCACCGGACGCACCGGCGTCTGGGTGCGGGTGCGGTCCGGGTCGGTGCATGCGGCGCTGGCCTCTTCGGGCCGGGACTCTGCCGGTCCGTTGCTCGAGGTCGCCGCGCTCGAGCCCGTCGTGGTGAAGTCCGACCTGCGCGAGTCGACCGCCGAACTCGACTGA
- a CDS encoding MOSC domain-containing protein, translated as MEPLVISTNVAAPKPNPAAKGRPTGSRKVPADGIEVFAPGPSYGDGSGVQGDLIGDSDHHGGAQKAVYAFAREQLDHWERVLDRPLADGMFGENLTTTGIDLEALLINQQVRIGSALLEVSIPRSPCATFAAHIGAPRWVKRFTEHGRCGIYLRVVEPGRIVAGDRLELLGRPAHDVDMLTAFAAAMGDLDASARVVDAHCLPQMYHERHVAALARRARA; from the coding sequence GTGGAACCCCTTGTCATCTCGACCAATGTCGCTGCGCCGAAACCGAATCCGGCTGCGAAGGGTCGACCCACCGGCAGCCGTAAGGTGCCGGCCGACGGGATCGAGGTGTTCGCGCCGGGTCCGTCCTACGGCGACGGCTCCGGGGTGCAGGGCGATCTGATCGGCGACAGCGATCACCACGGCGGTGCGCAGAAGGCGGTCTACGCGTTCGCCCGCGAGCAACTCGACCATTGGGAGCGGGTGCTCGACCGGCCCCTCGCCGACGGGATGTTCGGCGAGAACCTCACGACGACCGGCATCGACCTGGAAGCGCTGCTGATCAACCAGCAGGTGCGGATCGGCTCCGCGCTGCTCGAGGTGTCGATCCCGCGGTCGCCGTGCGCCACTTTCGCGGCCCACATCGGAGCGCCGCGCTGGGTCAAGCGGTTCACCGAACACGGCCGCTGCGGCATCTACCTGCGGGTCGTCGAGCCGGGGCGGATCGTCGCGGGTGACCGGCTCGAACTGCTCGGGCGTCCCGCACACGACGTCGACATGCTGACCGCCTTCGCCGCCGCGATGGGCGACCTCGACGCGTCCGCCCGCGTGGTCGATGCGCACTGTCTGCCGCAGATGTATCACGAGCGGCACGTCGCGGCCCTGGCTCGCCGGGCCCGGGCCTGA
- a CDS encoding tryptophan 2,3-dioxygenase, producing MTPDVNAEPTDMSYGDYLALDTLLDAQHPRAVPPEHDELLFIIQHQTSELWFKLVIHELRSARELIAADELAPALKRLARVKHIQATLSEQWTVLATLTPSEYARFRRFLATSSGFQSLQYRVVEFMLGNKKPDMVRVFDGRPDAVAQLEAELHEPSLYDVFLQLLARRGLPVPAELLERDWSQPYVESEALIDVIAQVYADPERYWDIYETCEELVDLEDNFQLWRFRHLKTVERIIGMGRGTGGSAGVPFLRRALEQSFFPELYHVRGRIAEGTIGD from the coding sequence GTGACTCCTGATGTGAACGCCGAACCGACCGACATGTCCTACGGCGACTACCTCGCCCTCGACACCTTGCTGGACGCCCAGCATCCGCGCGCGGTTCCGCCCGAGCACGACGAACTGCTGTTCATCATTCAGCACCAGACCAGTGAGCTCTGGTTCAAACTTGTCATTCACGAACTGCGCTCGGCGCGTGAGCTGATTGCCGCCGACGAGTTGGCTCCGGCCCTCAAGCGGCTCGCCCGGGTCAAGCACATCCAGGCCACCTTGAGCGAGCAATGGACGGTGCTGGCCACCCTCACCCCGAGCGAATACGCCCGATTCAGAAGGTTTCTCGCGACCTCCAGCGGATTCCAGTCGTTGCAGTACCGGGTGGTGGAGTTCATGCTCGGCAACAAGAAGCCCGACATGGTGCGGGTCTTCGACGGCCGCCCCGACGCGGTGGCCCAGCTGGAGGCCGAGCTGCACGAGCCGAGCCTGTACGACGTGTTCCTGCAGTTGCTCGCGCGCCGTGGCCTGCCGGTGCCGGCTGAGTTGCTCGAGCGCGACTGGTCCCAGCCGTACGTCGAGTCCGAGGCACTGATCGACGTCATCGCCCAGGTGTATGCCGACCCCGAGCGCTACTGGGACATCTACGAGACCTGCGAGGAACTGGTCGACCTCGAGGACAACTTCCAGCTGTGGCGCTTCCGCCACCTGAAGACGGTCGAGCGGATCATCGGCATGGGCCGGGGCACCGGCGGCAGCGCCGGCGTGCCGTTCCTGCGGCGCGCGCTCGAACAGAGCTTCTTCCCCGAGCTGTACCACGTGCGCGGCCGCATCGCCGAAGGCACGATCGGCGACTGA
- a CDS encoding 4'-phosphopantetheinyl transferase family protein produces the protein MTPDGSRDDARARPASRSHDVGHDVGLGAVVWWAPLTLADIGLRQLLPPDESARIDRADRAADRARRLLGAAVLRTAVAHRTGADPLALRIDRTCADCGAQHGRPRIIGHDLYASVSHSGLLTVVALAPDPVGVDVQRDSDVVATTGGDVAEWVRAEATLKARLEPDDRGRIVVTALHPPVVGHTAALARGVAGPVDERDAAVLLPRP, from the coding sequence ATGACCCCCGACGGCTCCCGCGACGACGCCCGCGCTCGCCCGGCCTCGCGCAGTCATGACGTCGGTCATGACGTCGGTCTTGGCGCGGTGGTGTGGTGGGCACCGCTGACCCTCGCTGACATCGGGCTGCGGCAACTGCTGCCACCGGACGAGTCGGCGCGGATCGACCGCGCCGACCGAGCCGCCGACCGCGCCCGCCGTCTCCTCGGCGCCGCGGTGTTGCGCACGGCAGTGGCCCACCGCACCGGCGCCGACCCCCTAGCGCTGCGGATCGACCGCACCTGCGCCGACTGCGGCGCACAACACGGTCGGCCGCGAATCATCGGCCACGACCTCTACGCGTCCGTCTCGCACTCGGGCCTGCTGACCGTGGTGGCCCTCGCGCCCGACCCGGTCGGGGTCGACGTGCAGCGCGACAGCGACGTCGTCGCGACGACCGGCGGCGATGTCGCCGAGTGGGTGCGTGCCGAAGCGACCCTCAAGGCGCGGCTCGAGCCGGATGACCGCGGCCGGATCGTCGTGACCGCGTTGCACCCGCCCGTCGTCGGACACACCGCAGCGCTCGCACGGGGCGTTGCCGGCCCGGTCGACGAGCGCGACGCGGCGGTGCTGCTCCCCCGGCCATGA
- a CDS encoding SIS domain-containing protein, translating into MAELSERWVDDPAELARRDSRDMLRALATAGAQVREAITLSAEGSIERIGDGSRPRAVLVAAVGGSKVVGDVLRVLAEAGSPVPVSTRSNVPLPGWVGPLDMVIAVSVSGRAPGPLAIAMEAARRGASLLTVGADDSPLADVARQARGVHIGVGRGRGSSRTALWSLLTPALLGAHELGVVDVSADMLTEASQVLDATAEECRPSSESFVNPAKLAAATLAPTVPMALGDDPLSGVAAVRAAEMLARTARVPATYGVLPDAASQVVACFDGPFTAGGGNGTGRDQSFRDDDIFADPFLDGPAQPRLGLLMLRDVARDDPAGRASTALTEAVISEAHSAGCKVVEVTAEAGPPIARLARQLAMVDYIATYLAIGTGIDPSVSPHVADLRDRTRDY; encoded by the coding sequence ATGGCTGAGCTGAGCGAACGCTGGGTGGACGATCCGGCCGAACTCGCACGTCGCGACTCCCGCGACATGCTCCGGGCGCTCGCAACGGCCGGTGCTCAGGTGCGCGAGGCGATCACCCTCTCGGCCGAGGGGTCGATCGAGCGCATCGGGGACGGGTCGCGGCCACGGGCGGTGCTGGTGGCTGCCGTGGGCGGCAGCAAGGTGGTCGGCGACGTGCTGCGGGTGCTCGCCGAGGCGGGTTCGCCGGTGCCGGTGTCGACCCGCAGCAATGTGCCCCTGCCCGGTTGGGTCGGGCCCCTCGACATGGTGATCGCGGTCTCGGTGTCGGGGCGAGCCCCGGGACCGCTCGCGATCGCGATGGAGGCCGCCCGCCGCGGTGCGTCGCTGCTGACGGTCGGCGCCGACGACTCGCCGCTGGCCGACGTCGCGCGTCAGGCCCGTGGCGTGCACATCGGGGTCGGACGCGGGCGCGGTTCCAGCCGGACGGCGTTGTGGTCGTTGCTCACGCCCGCGCTGCTCGGTGCCCACGAACTCGGTGTCGTCGACGTCTCGGCCGACATGCTCACCGAGGCGTCGCAGGTGCTCGATGCCACCGCGGAGGAATGCCGTCCGAGCTCGGAGTCGTTCGTCAATCCGGCGAAGCTCGCGGCCGCGACCCTCGCCCCGACCGTGCCGATGGCGCTGGGCGACGACCCGCTCAGCGGGGTGGCGGCCGTGCGTGCCGCCGAGATGCTCGCCCGCACCGCCCGCGTGCCGGCGACGTACGGTGTGCTGCCCGACGCGGCGTCGCAGGTGGTGGCGTGCTTCGACGGCCCGTTCACCGCCGGCGGCGGCAACGGCACCGGCCGCGATCAGTCGTTCCGGGACGACGACATCTTCGCCGACCCGTTCCTCGACGGCCCCGCGCAGCCGCGGTTGGGGCTGCTGATGTTGCGTGACGTCGCGCGCGACGACCCCGCGGGCCGGGCCTCGACCGCGCTCACCGAAGCGGTCATCTCCGAGGCGCACAGCGCCGGCTGCAAGGTGGTCGAGGTGACCGCTGAAGCCGGGCCGCCGATTGCCCGGCTTGCGCGGCAGCTGGCGATGGTCGACTACATCGCCACCTATCTGGCGATCGGCACCGGGATCGACCCTTCGGTCTCGCCGCACGTGGCCGACCTGCGCGACCGCACCCGCGACTACTGA
- a CDS encoding metallopeptidase family protein, giving the protein MNSVRRQGRHGRGMRGPMAWPRVPAMRSRGQRFDEVVLEAFERVCDRAQIKRVPIELAVEDVPPSDPAPWEDQIALARAFPAEGPLPARVVVYRRPLETRADNEGELVELIDIVMCEQIAGLLGINPDDLKEG; this is encoded by the coding sequence ATGAACTCCGTCCGACGCCAGGGCCGTCACGGTCGCGGGATGCGCGGTCCGATGGCATGGCCGCGGGTGCCGGCGATGCGCTCGCGCGGCCAACGGTTCGACGAGGTGGTGTTGGAGGCCTTCGAGCGGGTCTGCGATCGCGCCCAGATCAAGCGGGTGCCGATCGAGCTCGCGGTCGAGGACGTTCCGCCCAGCGACCCGGCGCCGTGGGAGGACCAGATCGCGCTGGCCCGCGCGTTTCCCGCCGAGGGGCCGCTGCCGGCCCGCGTGGTCGTCTACCGGCGTCCGCTGGAGACCCGCGCCGACAACGAGGGCGAACTCGTCGAACTCATCGACATCGTGATGTGCGAACAGATCGCCGGCCTGCTCGGCATCAACCCCGACGACCTCAAGGAAGGCTGA
- a CDS encoding Trm112 family protein: protein MTAQIDGWLREIVRCPVCRGELVDGTSPDGAPELQCADDCEQAGQRRGYRIDDGIPVMLADEARVFSV from the coding sequence ATGACTGCCCAGATCGACGGTTGGCTGCGCGAGATCGTGCGCTGCCCGGTGTGCCGCGGCGAACTCGTCGACGGCACCTCACCCGACGGTGCGCCGGAGTTGCAGTGCGCCGACGACTGCGAGCAGGCGGGTCAGCGCCGCGGTTACCGCATCGACGACGGCATCCCGGTGATGCTCGCCGACGAGGCCCGGGTCTTCTCCGTCTGA
- a CDS encoding SDR family oxidoreductase, with translation MSDATAPPTIVPGLPTVGRLPVLVTGGTGRLGRSVVAELVRSQVPARVLTRSTRADEPGVTYITGDLCDGTGLTRALDGVQAVINCATDPLHASDVDVDGTRRLAMAALDGDPPQFVQVSIVGCWDNPVSYYRAKAQAETVLVQSGLPHTIVRATQFHPMVAQFFGPQPGGISFAPKDFRAAPVDPEWVAKTLVDVALADEPVTGPVELAGPEVLSAREIAVLTSHVRGVKLRRTVNVPPVGGVLKAFARGSNLPGPTARRGGITLAAWLTANR, from the coding sequence ATGTCCGACGCGACCGCGCCACCCACCATCGTGCCCGGCCTGCCCACCGTGGGCCGACTGCCGGTGCTGGTCACCGGCGGTACCGGACGGCTCGGGCGATCGGTCGTCGCGGAGTTGGTGCGCTCGCAGGTGCCCGCGCGGGTGCTCACCCGCTCCACCCGCGCCGACGAGCCCGGCGTCACCTACATCACCGGAGACCTGTGTGACGGCACCGGCCTCACCCGGGCGTTGGACGGCGTGCAGGCCGTGATCAACTGCGCGACCGACCCGCTGCACGCGAGCGACGTCGACGTCGACGGCACCCGCCGCCTCGCGATGGCCGCACTGGACGGCGACCCGCCGCAGTTCGTGCAGGTGTCGATCGTGGGCTGCTGGGACAACCCGGTGTCGTACTACCGCGCCAAGGCTCAGGCCGAGACCGTGCTCGTGCAATCAGGCCTGCCGCACACGATCGTCCGGGCCACCCAGTTCCACCCGATGGTGGCACAGTTCTTCGGGCCACAACCCGGCGGAATCTCGTTCGCGCCCAAGGATTTCCGGGCTGCTCCGGTCGACCCGGAGTGGGTCGCGAAGACGCTCGTCGACGTCGCGTTGGCCGACGAACCGGTCACCGGCCCGGTCGAACTCGCCGGCCCGGAGGTGCTCAGCGCGCGGGAGATCGCGGTACTCACCAGCCACGTCCGTGGCGTCAAACTGCGTCGGACGGTGAACGTCCCGCCGGTCGGCGGGGTGCTCAAGGCGTTCGCGCGCGGTTCGAACCTGCCCGGGCCGACGGCCCGCCGCGGCGGCATCACCCTGGCTGCTTGGCTCACCGCCAACCGCTGA
- a CDS encoding DUF3499 domain-containing protein yields MLKRQCCRAGCGQGAVATLTYVHRDQTVVLGPLATYAEPHAYDLCAHHASRLTAPRGWDVVRLPIDFTEPAPSQDDLLALADAVRAAGTPAPAPVVDDEDAPAPRLRVVRSR; encoded by the coding sequence ATGCTGAAGCGACAGTGCTGCCGGGCCGGGTGCGGCCAGGGCGCGGTGGCGACGCTGACCTACGTGCACCGCGATCAGACGGTTGTTCTCGGGCCGTTGGCCACCTACGCCGAACCGCACGCCTACGACCTGTGCGCGCACCACGCGTCCCGGCTCACCGCTCCGCGCGGCTGGGACGTGGTGCGGCTGCCGATCGACTTCACCGAACCGGCACCGAGCCAGGACGACCTGCTCGCGCTCGCCGACGCCGTCCGCGCGGCGGGCACTCCCGCGCCCGCTCCCGTCGTCGACGACGAGGACGCACCCGCCCCGCGACTGCGGGTCGTCCGCTCCCGCTGA
- a CDS encoding DUF2330 domain-containing protein produces the protein MRDYGAVRRGVDRSWRRLLVATLVLLGLGFVALPTAQACACGGVFVPSDSTSTAPTEEVMVVHTGTGARAATEVTMRLHLRSDAPQAGLVVPTPAPAQVRLGDADLFGSLARATTPERRARWHLVGGDFDAAGGGVGATSAGAPGGGVQELSSVDLGPLRATTLKAGDSAALRDWLIGHGYTVRPAVQTVLDEYVREGWAFVAMQLTPQGARLNGALPPITLTYADSRFVYPMRMSRAAQSPTFVKTYVFSDHRVQRTDASAGDAETYFAADLRTRTTRVTDPIRPVVAKAPYLTVLTQTFAEPAAQVSDFTFGRAATDSEQIPIAYDDKYVFSRAEFAAVLVAVLLLVAGVLVLVRRRAGARQRGGSSGS, from the coding sequence ATGCGAGATTACGGGGCGGTTCGTCGGGGCGTCGACAGATCATGGCGACGCCTCCTGGTCGCGACACTGGTGTTGCTGGGCCTCGGCTTCGTGGCTCTTCCCACAGCACAGGCCTGCGCGTGCGGCGGGGTCTTCGTGCCATCCGACTCCACCTCGACCGCGCCGACCGAGGAGGTGATGGTGGTGCACACGGGCACCGGCGCCCGAGCAGCCACCGAGGTCACGATGCGCCTGCACCTGCGCTCGGACGCCCCGCAAGCCGGGCTCGTCGTGCCGACACCGGCGCCGGCACAGGTGCGACTCGGCGACGCCGACCTGTTCGGGTCGCTGGCGCGGGCCACGACCCCCGAGCGTCGCGCCCGCTGGCACCTGGTCGGGGGCGACTTCGACGCCGCCGGCGGCGGGGTAGGTGCAACGAGCGCCGGCGCCCCCGGAGGCGGCGTGCAGGAACTGTCGAGCGTCGACCTCGGCCCGCTGCGGGCGACAACCTTGAAGGCCGGCGACTCCGCGGCGCTGCGCGACTGGCTCATCGGCCACGGCTACACCGTGCGACCGGCGGTGCAGACGGTGCTCGACGAATACGTCCGGGAGGGATGGGCATTCGTCGCGATGCAGCTGACGCCGCAGGGTGCACGCCTGAACGGCGCGCTGCCGCCGATCACGCTGACCTACGCCGACAGCCGGTTCGTCTACCCGATGCGGATGTCCCGTGCCGCGCAGTCCCCGACCTTCGTCAAGACGTACGTCTTCTCCGACCACCGGGTGCAGCGCACCGACGCGAGCGCCGGCGATGCGGAAACCTACTTCGCGGCCGACCTGCGCACCCGCACGACACGGGTGACCGACCCCATCCGGCCGGTCGTCGCGAAGGCGCCCTATCTCACGGTGCTGACCCAGACCTTCGCCGAACCCGCAGCGCAGGTGAGCGACTTCACGTTCGGCCGTGCAGCCACCGACAGCGAGCAGATCCCGATCGCCTACGACGACAAGTACGTGTTCAGCCGGGCGGAGTTCGCGGCGGTGCTGGTCGCCGTTTTGCTCCTGGTCGCCGGCGTGCTGGTGCTCGTGCGCCGACGAGCCGGCGCGAGGCAGCGGGGTGGATCGTCGGGGTCCTGA
- a CDS encoding phosphomannomutase/phosphoglucomutase — MPPVTAVKLADFIKAYDVRGLVPEQLSEPVVRAIGSAFAQVVAAPAEATAIVVGHDMRPSSPTLARAFAEGVAAHGIDVTLIGLCSTDGLYYASGALDVPGAMFTASHNPAQYNGIKLCRAGARPVGQDSGLAEIRDLAQWTLDRGELHGLTGGGRTGTITEHDLLDDYAAFLRGLVDLRGGRPLKVVVDAGNGMGGHTVPAVLGGGDLPLEIVPLYFELDGTFPNHEANPLEPENLRDLQAAVVEHGADIGLAFDGDADRCFVVDERGEPVSPSAVTALVATREVAKAVAAGADPSDVTIVYNVISSRAVPEIVAETGARTVRTRVGHSFIKAQMAEHDAAFGGEHSAHYYFRDFWFADTGMLAAMHVLAALGEQGKPLSQLMADFARYPASGEINSTVADQRAATARVRDWAATQGEITADELDGLTLTHEADPMWWLNVRASNTEPLLRLNVEAADGETMERVRDAALAAIRSEQA; from the coding sequence CTGCCGCCTGTGACTGCAGTGAAACTCGCCGACTTCATCAAGGCGTACGACGTGCGTGGCCTGGTGCCCGAACAACTGAGCGAGCCGGTCGTGCGGGCCATCGGTTCGGCCTTCGCGCAGGTGGTGGCGGCGCCGGCGGAGGCCACCGCGATCGTCGTCGGACACGACATGCGCCCGAGTTCGCCGACGCTGGCGCGGGCGTTCGCCGAGGGCGTCGCCGCGCACGGCATCGACGTCACGCTCATCGGGCTCTGCTCGACCGACGGGCTCTACTACGCCTCCGGCGCGCTCGACGTGCCCGGCGCGATGTTCACCGCAAGCCACAACCCGGCGCAGTACAACGGCATCAAGCTCTGCCGTGCGGGTGCGCGCCCCGTCGGCCAGGACAGCGGTCTCGCCGAGATCCGCGACCTCGCCCAGTGGACGCTGGACCGGGGCGAGCTGCACGGCCTCACCGGCGGGGGCCGCACCGGCACGATCACCGAACACGACCTGCTCGACGACTACGCCGCCTTCCTGCGCGGTCTGGTCGACCTGCGCGGCGGACGTCCGCTGAAGGTGGTCGTCGATGCCGGCAACGGCATGGGCGGGCACACGGTGCCCGCCGTGCTCGGCGGCGGCGACCTGCCGCTGGAGATCGTGCCGTTGTACTTCGAACTCGACGGCACCTTTCCCAACCACGAGGCCAACCCGCTCGAGCCGGAGAACCTGCGCGACCTGCAGGCGGCGGTCGTCGAGCACGGAGCCGATATCGGTCTGGCCTTCGACGGCGACGCCGACCGCTGCTTCGTCGTCGACGAGCGCGGCGAGCCGGTGAGTCCGTCTGCCGTGACCGCCCTGGTCGCCACCCGCGAGGTGGCCAAAGCCGTTGCGGCAGGGGCAGATCCGTCTGACGTGACGATCGTCTACAACGTCATCTCCTCCCGAGCCGTGCCGGAGATCGTCGCCGAGACCGGTGCGCGCACCGTCCGCACCCGGGTGGGGCACTCCTTCATCAAGGCGCAGATGGCCGAGCACGACGCGGCCTTCGGTGGGGAGCACTCCGCCCACTACTACTTCCGCGACTTCTGGTTCGCCGACACCGGCATGCTGGCGGCGATGCACGTGCTCGCCGCGCTCGGCGAGCAGGGCAAGCCCCTGTCGCAGTTGATGGCCGATTTCGCGAGGTACCCGGCGTCGGGGGAGATCAACTCGACCGTCGCCGACCAACGGGCTGCCACCGCACGGGTGCGTGACTGGGCTGCGACGCAGGGCGAGATCACCGCCGACGAACTCGACGGGCTCACCCTCACCCACGAGGCCGACCCGATGTGGTGGCTGAACGTGCGGGCCAGCAACACCGAACCGTTGCTCCGGCTCAACGTCGAAGCGGCGGACGGTGAGACGATGGAACGCGTGCGTGACGCCGCCCTGGCCGCGATCCGCAGTGAACAGGCGTGA